In Sulfitobacter sp. M39, the following proteins share a genomic window:
- a CDS encoding NADP-dependent malic enzyme, with protein MTKNRITSEEALAFHLEPTPGKFEITATVPMTTQRDLSLAYSPGVAVPCEAIAENPELAYDYTNKGNMVAVISNGTAVLGLGNLGALASKPVMEGKSVLFKRFADVNSIDIELDTEDPEAFINAVKLMGPTFGGINLEDIKAPECFIIEQRLKEEMDIPVFHDDQHGTAVICAAGLLNALRISGKKIEDVQIVLNGAGAAGIACLELLKAMGAKHNNCIMCDTKGVIYQGRTEGMNQWKSAHAAQTELRTLEEAMKNADVFLGVSVKGAVTPAMVASMADNPVIFAMANPDPEITPEEAHEVRPDAIVATGRSDYPNQVNNVLGFPYLFRGALDIHARAINDEMKIACAHALANLAREDVPDEVALAYGKNLSFGRDYIIPTPFDPRLIHRIPPAVARAGMDTGAARRPIIDMDAYELSLKSRMDPTANILRGINARARANQARMIFAEGDDPKVLRAAVMYQRSGLGKALVVGRADDVKAKLTAAGMEDAYRELEVVNAANTQHLETYKSFLYNRLQRKGSDSKDIHRLAARDRHVFAALMLAHGHGDGLVTGATRKSAHVLERLNHVFDANAKHGAVGITALLHKGRIVFIGDTLVHEWPNEEDLANIAEKGAKVARHMGLEPRVAFVSFSTFGYPVSERAEKMQRAPDVLDARGVDFEYEGEMTVDVALNAESQKNYPFSRLTGPANILVVPARHSASISVKLMQEMAGATVIGPILTGLDKSIQICSTTSTANDILNMAILAACKVGE; from the coding sequence GTGACCAAAAACCGCATCACGTCCGAAGAGGCGCTCGCCTTTCACCTTGAACCCACGCCGGGCAAGTTCGAAATCACCGCAACCGTCCCGATGACGACCCAGCGGGATCTGAGCCTCGCCTATTCCCCCGGTGTTGCCGTTCCGTGTGAAGCGATCGCCGAAAATCCCGAGCTGGCATATGACTATACCAACAAGGGCAATATGGTCGCGGTAATCTCCAACGGCACTGCCGTTTTGGGCTTGGGCAACCTTGGTGCGCTGGCGTCGAAACCGGTGATGGAGGGCAAGTCGGTGCTGTTCAAACGGTTCGCCGACGTGAATTCGATCGACATCGAGCTGGATACCGAAGACCCCGAGGCGTTCATCAACGCGGTCAAGCTGATGGGCCCGACGTTCGGCGGGATCAACCTTGAGGATATCAAGGCGCCGGAATGTTTCATCATCGAACAGCGTCTGAAAGAGGAGATGGATATTCCCGTCTTTCACGACGACCAGCACGGCACCGCGGTGATCTGTGCCGCCGGTCTGCTGAACGCTTTGCGCATTTCGGGCAAGAAGATCGAAGATGTGCAGATTGTGTTGAACGGTGCGGGGGCGGCGGGGATCGCCTGTCTTGAACTGCTCAAGGCGATGGGGGCCAAGCACAACAACTGTATCATGTGCGATACAAAAGGTGTGATCTATCAGGGCCGTACCGAGGGTATGAACCAGTGGAAGTCGGCCCATGCCGCGCAGACCGAGCTGCGCACGCTGGAAGAGGCGATGAAGAACGCGGATGTGTTCCTGGGTGTGTCGGTCAAGGGGGCGGTGACGCCCGCGATGGTCGCCAGCATGGCGGATAATCCGGTGATCTTCGCGATGGCGAACCCCGATCCTGAAATCACGCCGGAGGAAGCGCACGAGGTGCGCCCCGATGCGATTGTCGCCACGGGCCGCAGCGATTACCCCAATCAGGTGAATAACGTGTTGGGCTTTCCCTATCTGTTCCGCGGGGCGCTTGATATCCACGCCCGCGCCATCAACGACGAGATGAAGATCGCCTGCGCCCACGCCTTGGCTAATCTTGCGCGCGAGGATGTGCCGGACGAAGTGGCGCTGGCCTATGGCAAGAACCTGAGCTTTGGTCGGGATTATATCATCCCGACGCCGTTCGATCCGCGTCTGATCCATCGTATTCCGCCTGCTGTTGCGCGTGCAGGTATGGACACCGGCGCCGCGCGGCGCCCGATCATCGATATGGACGCCTACGAGCTGAGCCTGAAGTCGCGGATGGACCCGACGGCGAATATCCTGCGCGGGATCAACGCCCGTGCGCGGGCCAATCAGGCGCGGATGATCTTTGCCGAAGGGGATGACCCCAAGGTTCTGCGGGCTGCGGTGATGTATCAACGCTCCGGTCTGGGCAAGGCGCTGGTGGTCGGACGTGCTGACGACGTAAAGGCCAAGCTGACGGCGGCGGGGATGGAGGATGCCTACCGCGAGCTTGAGGTCGTGAATGCGGCCAATACCCAGCACCTGGAGACGTATAAATCATTCCTTTACAACCGCTTGCAGCGCAAAGGGTCGGACAGCAAGGATATCCACCGTCTGGCCGCCCGTGACCGCCACGTCTTTGCCGCGCTGATGTTGGCGCACGGGCATGGCGATGGTCTGGTGACCGGTGCAACCCGCAAATCCGCCCATGTGCTTGAACGGCTAAACCACGTGTTCGATGCAAATGCAAAACACGGCGCCGTCGGGATCACTGCGCTGCTGCACAAGGGGCGGATTGTGTTCATCGGCGATACGCTGGTGCATGAATGGCCGAACGAAGAAGACCTTGCGAATATTGCTGAAAAAGGGGCCAAGGTCGCGCGCCATATGGGGCTTGAGCCGCGGGTTGCCTTCGTCAGCTTCTCTACCTTTGGCTATCCGGTTTCCGAGCGGGCAGAAAAGATGCAGCGTGCACCCGATGTGCTGGACGCACGCGGGGTCGATTTCGAATACGAAGGCGAAATGACCGTGGATGTGGCGCTGAATGCGGAAAGCCAGAAGAACTATCCGTTCTCGCGGCTGACAGGGCCTGCGAATATCCTCGTCGTGCCGGCGCGCCATTCGGCCAGTATCTCGGTCAAATTGATGCAGGAAATGGCGGGCGCTACGGTGATCGGCCCGATCCTGACAGGGTTGGACAAATCGATCCAGATCTGTTCGACCACATCCACCGCGAATGACATCCTGAACATGGCTATTCTGGCGGCCTGCAAGGTCGGCGAATGA
- the mutS gene encoding DNA mismatch repair protein MutS, protein MMAQYLELKSQYAEALLFYRMGDFYEMFFDDAVNAAEALDIALTKRGKHGGEDIPMCGVPVHAAEGYLLTLIRKGFRVAVCEQMESPAEAKKRGYKSVVKRDVVRLVTPGTLTEESLLEARRHNYLAAFAEVRDGHALAWVDISTGAFHVMPLTLSRLGPELARLSPSELIVSEAKETDLRELVSDFDIALTPIARSAFDSSSAEKRVCDLFGIGSLDAFGSFERADISAMGAIIDYLEITQKGKLPLLRPPQKEAEARSVQIDAATRRNLELTHALTGGRAGTLLSVMDKTVTAGGARLLERRISSPSRVLETIQSRLDAISFAYDTPSIRNDIRQYLRNVPDLDRALSRLSLDRGGPRDLAAIRNGLTEASHLADKMQAAALPDLLSQAAKGLTGHDSLIDLLDDALIAEPPLLARDGGFIAPGYDAELDEVRTLRDEGRSVIAQMQQDFISLTGISMLKIKHNNVLGYFAEVTATHAEKMLSAPLSDTFIHRQTTANQVRFTTVELSEMETKILNAGNHALEIEKRLYETLKRAILDHSGPIGVASAGLAEIDLATGLADLAQSENWVKPRVDNSRAFDIQGGRHPVVERALAQQSGSPFIANDCTLSADGDNANIWLLTGPNMAGKSTFLRQNAIIALMAQMGSYVPAASAHIGLISQIFSRVGASDDLARGRSTFMVEMVETAAILNQADDRALVILDEIGRGTATYDGLSIAWATLEHLHDINRSRALFATHYHEMTALSNKLGGVDNATVAVKEWDGEVIFLHEVRKGAADRSYGVQVAQLAGLPPSVIARARVVLEALEKGEREGGATQKTLIDDLPLFAVAPAPAPQPKQSSKLEETLAEIIPDELSPREALDLLYKLKEAAKT, encoded by the coding sequence ATGATGGCGCAATATCTAGAGCTTAAATCCCAGTACGCCGAAGCGCTGCTGTTCTACCGCATGGGCGATTTCTACGAAATGTTCTTTGACGATGCCGTCAATGCCGCTGAAGCGCTGGATATCGCGCTGACCAAACGCGGCAAGCACGGGGGCGAAGACATCCCCATGTGCGGCGTTCCGGTGCATGCTGCCGAAGGGTATTTGCTGACGCTGATCCGCAAAGGGTTTCGCGTGGCGGTCTGCGAACAGATGGAAAGCCCGGCAGAGGCGAAGAAGCGCGGCTATAAATCCGTGGTCAAACGCGATGTCGTGCGGCTGGTCACCCCCGGCACATTGACCGAGGAATCCCTGCTCGAAGCGCGGCGCCACAATTATCTGGCCGCATTTGCAGAGGTCCGCGATGGTCATGCGTTGGCCTGGGTCGATATTTCGACCGGCGCGTTCCACGTGATGCCCCTGACCCTGTCGCGGCTTGGCCCCGAACTGGCTCGCCTGTCCCCGTCAGAGCTGATCGTCTCAGAAGCGAAAGAGACTGATTTGCGTGAATTAGTCTCTGATTTCGACATCGCGCTGACCCCTATCGCACGCTCTGCCTTTGACAGCAGCAGCGCTGAAAAACGGGTCTGCGATCTGTTCGGCATCGGGTCGCTCGACGCCTTCGGCAGCTTTGAACGGGCTGATATCTCGGCCATGGGCGCGATCATCGACTATCTCGAGATTACACAGAAGGGCAAACTCCCCCTCCTGCGCCCTCCGCAGAAAGAGGCCGAGGCCCGCAGCGTACAGATCGACGCTGCCACACGTCGCAATCTTGAACTGACACACGCGCTGACCGGTGGCCGCGCCGGCACACTGTTGTCCGTGATGGACAAAACAGTGACCGCCGGCGGTGCCCGCCTGCTGGAACGGCGCATTTCGTCACCTTCCCGCGTGTTAGAGACGATTCAATCCCGTCTGGACGCGATCAGCTTTGCCTATGACACCCCGTCGATCCGCAATGACATCCGGCAGTATCTGCGCAACGTCCCTGATCTGGACCGCGCCCTGTCGCGCCTGTCGCTGGACCGCGGCGGCCCCCGTGACCTTGCCGCCATCCGCAACGGCCTGACCGAAGCCAGCCATCTGGCTGACAAGATGCAAGCCGCCGCCCTGCCCGATCTGCTGTCCCAGGCCGCCAAAGGGCTTACCGGCCATGACAGCCTGATTGATCTGCTCGACGATGCGCTGATCGCCGAACCACCTTTGCTGGCCCGCGACGGCGGCTTTATCGCGCCGGGGTATGACGCCGAGCTGGACGAGGTGCGCACCCTGCGGGACGAAGGCCGCAGCGTCATTGCCCAGATGCAGCAGGATTTCATCTCGCTCACCGGAATCTCGATGTTGAAGATCAAACACAACAACGTGCTTGGCTATTTCGCCGAAGTCACAGCGACCCACGCCGAGAAAATGCTGTCGGCGCCGCTGTCCGATACCTTTATCCACCGTCAGACCACCGCCAATCAGGTCCGTTTCACAACCGTGGAACTGTCAGAGATGGAGACAAAGATCCTCAACGCGGGCAACCACGCGCTGGAGATTGAAAAGCGTCTCTATGAAACGTTGAAACGCGCGATTCTGGATCACTCCGGCCCGATCGGTGTTGCCTCGGCTGGATTGGCCGAGATTGATCTGGCCACTGGTCTGGCCGATCTGGCGCAGTCCGAAAACTGGGTGAAACCCCGCGTCGATAATTCGCGTGCCTTCGACATTCAGGGCGGCCGCCATCCGGTCGTGGAACGCGCCTTGGCCCAGCAATCCGGCAGCCCCTTTATCGCCAACGACTGCACCCTGTCGGCCGATGGCGACAACGCGAACATCTGGCTGCTGACCGGCCCTAACATGGCGGGTAAATCGACCTTCCTGCGGCAGAATGCGATCATCGCCTTGATGGCGCAAATGGGCAGCTATGTGCCTGCCGCCAGCGCCCACATCGGGCTGATCAGCCAAATTTTCAGCCGCGTCGGCGCCTCTGACGATCTGGCACGGGGCCGTTCCACGTTTATGGTCGAAATGGTCGAAACCGCCGCAATCCTCAATCAGGCGGACGACCGCGCGCTTGTGATCCTGGATGAAATCGGGCGCGGCACGGCGACTTATGACGGCTTGTCCATCGCCTGGGCCACGCTGGAACATCTGCACGATATCAACCGCTCTCGCGCTTTGTTCGCCACACACTACCATGAAATGACCGCGCTTTCGAACAAGCTGGGCGGGGTCGATAACGCTACCGTCGCGGTCAAGGAATGGGACGGAGAGGTGATCTTCCTGCACGAGGTCCGCAAAGGCGCCGCCGATCGGTCCTACGGTGTGCAGGTCGCGCAATTGGCCGGCTTGCCGCCTTCCGTCATCGCGCGCGCACGCGTCGTGCTTGAAGCGTTGGAAAAGGGCGAACGCGAAGGCGGCGCGACGCAGAAAACCCTGATCGACGACCTGCCCCTGTTTGCCGTGGCACCGGCACCTGCGCCTCAACCAAAACAAAGCTCCAAGCTCGAAGAAACGCTGGCCGAGATCATCCCCGACGAGCTCTCTCCACGTGAAGCGCTCGACCTGCTTTATAAATTGAAAGAGGCGGCCAAAACCTGA